From a region of the Synergistota bacterium genome:
- a CDS encoding 5-(carboxyamino)imidazole ribonucleotide synthase produces the protein MAKTPGITFKTIGIIGGGQLGKMLAISAAKLGFEIVSLDPSKSCPISTLCRELITGSLMDEEKIFELAKKSDLITFEIEHINVEALKKLIDLGYQIHPSPLILEIVKDKLKQREYLKSNGFPVPNFKYIGIEEIKLLKPPFVQKARTGGYDGRGVAVIKDKKDLSKLLVTDSYVEDFIEIEKEIASLVVRNSRGEIASYPVVEMIFDQEANILDMLISPAELPPEISKEAINMAKELIKTMDGIGVFAIEMFLSKDGRIFINEIAPRVHNSGHHTIESCLTSQFEQHIRAITSLPLGSTRQIMPAAMINLLGEPGYRGKPIVIGLEEALSIPGVNVHIYGKSETRPYRKIGHVTIVGDTIEEVKQKAKIVREKLKVIGDEKYE, from the coding sequence ATGGCAAAAACACCAGGAATCACATTTAAAACCATTGGAATTATTGGCGGTGGACAGCTAGGTAAAATGTTAGCGATAAGTGCGGCAAAACTGGGCTTTGAGATAGTCTCCCTTGATCCATCAAAGAGCTGTCCTATATCTACTCTCTGTCGAGAGCTAATAACCGGCAGCCTAATGGACGAGGAAAAGATTTTCGAGCTAGCAAAGAAAAGCGATCTAATAACCTTTGAAATAGAGCATATAAACGTGGAAGCTTTAAAGAAACTCATAGACTTAGGATACCAAATTCATCCTTCTCCATTAATCTTAGAGATCGTAAAAGATAAGCTCAAGCAAAGAGAATATCTTAAATCCAATGGGTTCCCGGTCCCCAACTTTAAATACATAGGGATAGAAGAAATTAAATTACTAAAACCGCCCTTCGTTCAAAAAGCGAGGACTGGTGGCTATGACGGAAGAGGCGTAGCTGTAATAAAAGATAAGAAGGACCTTTCAAAACTTCTGGTTACGGACTCGTATGTAGAGGACTTCATTGAAATAGAAAAAGAGATAGCTTCATTGGTAGTAAGAAACTCGAGAGGGGAAATAGCGAGTTACCCTGTGGTGGAGATGATCTTTGATCAAGAGGCAAACATATTAGACATGTTGATTTCACCTGCAGAGTTACCACCTGAAATATCTAAGGAGGCTATAAACATGGCTAAAGAGCTAATTAAAACGATGGATGGAATTGGAGTATTTGCGATAGAGATGTTTCTATCTAAAGATGGAAGGATATTTATAAATGAGATCGCCCCCAGAGTACATAACTCAGGACATCATACTATAGAATCTTGTTTGACAAGCCAATTTGAACAACACATAAGAGCAATAACAAGCCTACCCTTAGGAAGCACAAGGCAGATTATGCCAGCCGCCATGATTAACCTTCTTGGGGAACCTGGCTATAGGGGGAAACCCATAGTTATCGGTCTCGAGGAGGCGCTTAGTATACCGGGAGTAAACGTTCACATATATGGAAAAAGCGAAACAAGGCCTTATAGAAAGATAGGACATGTTACCATAGTAGGAGACACCATTGAGGAGGTTAAGCAAAAAGCCAAAATCGTTAGAGAAAAACTAAAAGTAATAGGAGATGAGAAATATGAGTAA
- a CDS encoding MoaD/ThiS family protein: MAIRVLSFVYDEAKAFELEDSTPLRVKDILLRLSIPLDLFGIAISKGKVLMLDDEVSPGSEVRIIPPVGGG; the protein is encoded by the coding sequence GTGGCGATAAGGGTTTTAAGCTTTGTATATGATGAGGCTAAAGCCTTTGAGCTTGAAGATAGCACTCCCTTGCGGGTTAAGGATATATTGCTTCGACTCTCCATTCCTCTTGATCTTTTCGGAATAGCGATATCTAAGGGTAAGGTTTTGATGCTCGATGATGAGGTTTCGCCCGGATCGGAGGTTAGGATAATTCCTCCGGTTGGAGGAGGATAG